In Methanothermococcus thermolithotrophicus DSM 2095, one DNA window encodes the following:
- a CDS encoding DUF116 domain-containing protein codes for MEFTGYGIFEYLGIIFAAILLIVLLITTVALTLGYFLVKRDKLLFPKILLYIANNFYSALLRVFLLVGTEDTFYKAGIDFYNRYYSNKFKKARNKVLVLPHCLRDLKCPGKLGLNGVECVHCGRCSIGDIIKVAEKNNYKVFIVPGSTFLKRVLKEHRPGGVFGVACYSDLFHAMNYLSRKGVPTQGQPLIKDGCVNTLVDVEELISRLSENSN; via the coding sequence ATGGAATTTACAGGTTATGGAATATTTGAATATCTAGGTATAATTTTTGCCGCCATCCTATTAATAGTATTGCTAATAACAACGGTAGCTCTTACTTTGGGGTATTTCCTTGTTAAAAGGGATAAACTTCTATTTCCCAAGATATTACTTTACATTGCAAATAACTTCTATTCTGCACTTCTAAGGGTATTTCTTCTTGTAGGGACTGAAGATACTTTTTATAAGGCAGGGATAGATTTTTACAACAGATATTACTCAAATAAATTCAAAAAAGCCAGAAATAAAGTTTTGGTACTCCCACACTGTCTTAGGGATTTAAAATGTCCTGGGAAATTGGGCTTAAATGGTGTCGAATGTGTTCACTGCGGTCGGTGTTCTATTGGGGATATAATAAAGGTTGCAGAAAAAAATAACTACAAGGTTTTTATTGTCCCAGGTTCCACATTTCTAAAGAGGGTGCTGAAAGAACATAGGCCAGGCGGGGTTTTCGGTGTAGCCTGCTACAGTGATTTATTTCATGCAATGAACTATCTTTCAAGGAAAGGGGTACCAACTCAAGGACAGCCCCTTATAAAAGATGGATGTGTAAATACGCTAGTGGATGTTGAGGAGCTCATAAGCAGGTTAAGTGAAAATTCTAATTGA
- a CDS encoding 7-cyano-7-deazaguanine synthase translates to MKAYVLFSGGKDSSLSAMILEKLGYEIQLITVNFGVLDSYRHAQETAKILGYPHEVEFLDRELLEKSVDIILSDGYPANGIQYLHKSVLEILASKYKIIVDGTRRDDRVPKLTHSEVQSLEMKYKIEYITPLMGFGHKTLRNLVNNYFIVSEKESEEILKSDYETEIREVIRQRGEDPLKYFPKHIQSRVVGLINKP, encoded by the coding sequence ATGAAAGCCTATGTTTTATTCAGCGGTGGAAAGGATAGCTCTTTATCCGCCATGATTCTGGAAAAGTTGGGCTATGAAATTCAGCTTATAACTGTAAACTTTGGAGTGTTGGATTCCTACAGGCATGCCCAAGAAACTGCAAAAATACTTGGTTATCCACATGAAGTTGAATTCTTAGATAGGGAGTTACTTGAAAAATCGGTAGATATTATTTTAAGTGATGGGTACCCTGCAAATGGGATTCAATACCTTCATAAGTCAGTACTTGAAATTCTCGCCAGCAAATACAAGATTATTGTGGACGGGACAAGAAGGGATGATAGGGTCCCTAAACTGACTCATTCAGAGGTTCAAAGCCTTGAGATGAAATATAAAATTGAGTATATAACTCCACTTATGGGCTTTGGTCACAAAACCTTAAGAAATCTTGTTAACAATTATTTTATAGTATCAGAAAAAGAAAGTGAAGAAATTTTAAAATCTGACTATGAAACTGAAATAAGGGAGGTCATAAGGCAGAGAGGTGAAGACCCTCTGAAGTACTTCCCAAAGCATATTCAGTCAAGAGTGGTAGGACTTATAAATAAACCTTAA
- the comB gene encoding 2-phosphosulfolactate phosphatase: MNVSISFDFIQRRTCENSEPFDLKDFCTIVIDVLRASTTICTLLELCDNIYITDSVEEASTYNNAIKIGERNGKKLENFDFGNSPIEIRRNKDKILSQVKNGKDIVLTTTNGTRILKSITCDHILLGSITNAKYVAEKAYQISKEHNKDILLIPCHRKGKFAIEDFVGAGLITDHLLKLIKEENSHHNEELTSARCLTKMDWKSLIMNSNSANNLKNLGYYEDLIFCTSENIQKTVGMYKDGKIVRI, from the coding sequence ATGAATGTGTCAATATCATTCGATTTTATTCAGAGAAGAACGTGTGAAAATTCAGAACCTTTCGACCTTAAAGACTTCTGCACCATAGTTATAGATGTTCTTAGAGCCTCTACAACAATATGCACATTATTGGAATTATGCGATAACATATATATAACTGACAGTGTAGAGGAAGCCAGTACATATAATAACGCCATTAAAATTGGAGAGAGAAATGGAAAAAAACTAGAAAATTTTGATTTCGGAAACTCCCCTATTGAAATAAGACGGAATAAGGATAAAATACTATCCCAAGTAAAAAATGGAAAGGATATCGTTCTAACGACAACAAACGGAACAAGAATTTTAAAGAGTATAACCTGTGATCACATATTATTGGGCTCAATAACAAACGCAAAGTATGTGGCAGAGAAGGCATACCAAATATCAAAGGAACATAATAAGGATATTTTATTGATACCCTGTCATAGGAAAGGAAAATTTGCAATTGAAGACTTTGTAGGTGCGGGATTAATAACGGATCATCTTCTAAAACTTATAAAAGAAGAAAATAGCCACCATAATGAAGAACTAACCAGTGCCAGGTGTTTAACAAAAATGGACTGGAAAAGTTTGATAATGAATTCAAATTCTGCAAATAACTTAAAAAACTTAGGATACTATGAAGATTTAATATTCTGTACCTCTGAAAATATCCAAAAAACTGTTGGAATGTATAAAGATGGTAAAATAGTTAGGATTTAA
- a CDS encoding 50S ribosomal protein L39e → MASNKPLGKKLRLAKALKQNRRVPLFVVGKTKGKVRSHPKMRHWRRKNLKL, encoded by the coding sequence ATGGCAAGCAACAAACCTTTGGGTAAAAAATTAAGACTGGCTAAGGCTTTAAAACAAAATAGAAGAGTACCATTATTTGTAGTTGGAAAAACAAAAGGTAAAGTAAGATCACACCCAAAAATGAGACATTGGAGAAGAAAAAACCTTAAATTATAA